The stretch of DNA ctcggccggcggcgaggggtgggGGGGGGAGCACTAGGTCCGCGAGGGGCGACACGTGGGTGGTCTCAGTGGGGGTGTagatggccggaggagggcccGCGACGGTAGCAgtgggcgggcggcggtggcggcggccgggggcagggcggccgggggcggcgcggccggggccgggggcggggccgccggGGAAGGAGCGTGCGCGCCTCCGCCGAGGAAGGAGCACGCACGCCGATCGCACACAGGCATGGGAAAGACTCGGGAAAAGAAAACGCGAACCGGTACGTACATAAGCGGTGGCATCGCGGGTAATTTCATCCGAAACGCAGTGAAATCGGGGTCTGGGGCGATTCTCCCTGTGAACTAGGCAACGCGGGTGCGTTACGAAAATCGCTGCGCCTCACCAATCCGTTTGGTTCGGATTTTCGCGTTCTAGACGCGAATCGGACGCACAACGCCCAACCAAACGGAGCCTAATTCGTCTTGCCTCCGTAAATGGCGCTCTTACCcaccctctctccccttccctcCCTTGTCCAACCCTTCAGTACGCGGATGATACTCTTATCATCTTGAGTGGAGAGCTGGATCAACTAATTCACCTCAAGGAAATTGTCTCTTCCTTCTCCTTCACTGGCCTTCATATCAACTTTGATAAAAGCACCTTCATTCCTATGAACGTACCGTCTGAGGTAGCTGTGCAGATGGCCTCTGTTCTTGGGTGTTCCATCTCTTCCTTCCCTCAACCTTATCTTGGGTTGCCTCTAACCGTTAACAAAGTTCGGTTAAGTGATTTTCAACCTCTCATCGCTAGGTTTGACAAATACTTCGCTGGCTGGCCAGGTAGCCTCCTCAACCAGGCAGGCCGTGAGGTGCTTGTTCTCTCGGTTCTCTCTAGTTTTCCCATCTATGCCATGTGTTCTATTCTTTTGCCAAAAGGTGCCATGGATATTCTTGACGCCAAACGTAGAGCTTTCCTCTGGACAGGCAGCACTTCTTGTACTGATGCTAACTGCAAGGCGCCATGGGAGCTTGTCTGCCTTCCAAAAGCCAAAGGAGGTCTTGGTCTCTCGGATTTTCACTCCCAAAACAAGTGCCTCCTGAAAAAAATTCATTGTCAAGCTCCTTGCTCCTAATTCGGCTCCATGGCACCGTTGGCTTCGGTCAGAATATGGTTGTTCTGCTACCTTCGATTTTGGGGACTTCCGTCGTTCGTACACGACCGTTTGGCGTGGTATCCTTGATGGCATCTCTAACTTTCGTTCTGCCACTGTTGTCGAGGTTGGCTCTGGCGATGCTACTTTTTTCTGGTTGGATCGTTGGCTAGGGGAGGGCACCTTGGCGGAAGCCTTTCCTGCCCTGTTCTTTCATTGTCTTCGCTCTAATGCATCAGTGGCAATGGTCCTTGCAAATCCTGGAAGCCTCCTTCTCTGATTCTTCGACCTCGGCTCACCTATGCAGCAACTCTTGAACTCAACTCTCTTCTATCTTTGCTCTCTGTTGTTTCCGTTCAGCCTGATGTTTTGGACAAACACACTATCATTGGCTACCCAAATAATGAGTTTTCTTCATTCTCCTTCTACCGTTTCTCTTTCTCCCACTTACTCGATGATGCTTTTGCCTCCTGTATTTGGCAAAATGCGGCTCCACCACGTTTCAAATCCTTCCTCTGGCTGCTCCATCACCGCAAGCTTAACACCAATACTCGCCTTAGCTCCCGCGGTGCAGACAATGATGGATCTTGCCCCTTGTGTAACACGGCGGAGGACACTGAACATCTGTTCCTTCACTGTCACCGCGCCCGGAGTTTCTGGAGTGCCTTTGGACTTTCTTCTTCTACCCTTCACAGGTTGAAGCTCTTTGGAACGTTGCCCTGCCTGGACCGGAATGCCCTTCCATGCGGATGCGCTCGCAGTACTCACGGGGCTCCTCTGGAATTTGTGGAAATGCAGGAATGCAGCAGTTTTCAACCATGTTCAAGAATCAAATGATATTATCTTTCGCCGCTGTGTCTCGGACTTCCGACTCTGGCAGAACAGGCTCCGCGCACCTATTGATAAACTTTGCCTTGAAGAATGGAGTATTTTTCTCCCATGTAATTAAATGTAAACTCTGGTTATAACTCTGTTTTGTTTCTTTGGTTCTCTTCTCCTCCAACCCCTGTATTCTCCTCACCGCTCCTTTTGAGCGGTAAACTGGCTTCTGTAACCTTTGCTTGTTAACATATGGTTCAGACTAACCCATCGGGTCCGTCGTAGTTCGCGTCAAAAAAAAATTGATCCTCAAATTCCCTGATTCGATGGCTCCTGCCAGAATTTTATAATCTTGCTTATTTTGGTTGTTCATGTGTGCAAAGACAACGACGAAATTAAGTAATGAGGAGAAGCGAGCGTACTCGGATGGCCAGCGCTGCAGGTGTGCAGGCAGCCCGCCCGGGTTCCATCCTCAACAATCGCAATCTGGGTGTCTCGCCGGGTGCTGAGGCGGTGCTTGCGTGGGTGGGTGTGTGCGTGTGAAGGTGTGAATACCTTAGTACTGGCGCGTCCCGAGACTAGTCGGTAGCCTCGTCTCTGTTGAGTCCGGTGAGCATGGGCATCTTCTTATATGACAGGCCAGTTGCTCGTGGCtactttaaaaaaaattaagtgATGAGTATCCCCATGAGTCAACATGTAATATGGGTTTATGGGCTATGGGCCTTATGTTGCCTCGTCGTCTGCTTCTTCATTCTTATGGTGTTCGTTTGTCGATCATGATTCAGGTCGGCCCAACTGGGCGCGTGGCAGTTGATGAATGACGCACAACTTCAAAAAAATTTCCCAAAAGCACAATGCAATCTCGCCTGCTATATTTAGGTAGTAGAGTCACTTTTGGTTTCAGAACAGATGGTTTGCATGCGCTAAGCAATGAACTGCGATGTTCAGACAAGGGCATTCTCGAGGTCTGACATGGCTTTACATCATCTCTACTTAACCAGAGATCGCTCATGTTCAGACTTCACCAGGACAACACCAGTGAAGCGCTAGTCGGACGGATATAATTCTCCTCTTGTACAACTATAGCTCTGATTTGATAAGCCATCATAAAAAACTTGGAGATTGTTCATGCAGTTTACAGAAACATCCTATGTTGGCAGTCCACCTGTTCAGAGAGAGACAAAAACACCCAAAAACAGCGGCGGAACATGAGGCAAATGAAAGGGGGGCCAACTATTGCTAACTCAGCTAATTTAGCTAATCTATCATGGATAATTATGATAATACATCATATCTTATAGAAATTTGCTTgacagaggggggggggggggcagtaCCCCGTTTGGCCTCCACGGAGGTCCGCCGGTGCCCAAAAAGGACAGGCAGGAGGATGATATCCATCAGGCTCTTCTTTACTTGCCTTGTACTCTAGTAGCTGCAAGGATGCCAGATGTGGAAGTAGTACAGAACCAAACAATCATTAAATACAAAATTTTATGAAGTGATTCGATGACATTTGCCTAATGATCCATTTTTTTAGTAAGGTCGAACCGTACTGACTAAAGATGACGGACATGAGAACAGAGATGAATGCAAATGATGTCGCTGTACTGAGTGATCTTTTCTTTCTTTAGCATGAACTCAGCTTGTAAAATCTTTCGCCAAAAAAAAACTCAGCTTGTAAAATGAGCAGAAATGCAGTACTGGGACGCTGCATTTCTGCATCGCTTGCTCCATCTTCACTCATAGTACTGGATTACAGCGTCGTTTCAGGATCCAACCTTGGATCTCCCAGTTTGGGATCGTCTCCGGATCGATCTTCGCAGCGGCGTAAAGTCGCGCTGGAGTCTTTTTGCTCGCGTGCATGCATTGCAGCCACGGAAGGTTTCTGAACCCCACTGGTTTCTGACGAACGAGGCAGGTACCTTCTCGTCGCTCTCGTTTGTCGGCGCCCCATCTCATCTGCACTGCATGTAGCCAGCGCTGGTGCAGCACGTGCTGATGAATCTTAGCTTTGTCGCTCGATGGATGCTGGGTTTGCCGATACGACGGAGTGCGATCTGATCTCGTTTCGGCCCCGTGCGACCTTTTGGACTTGGTATCCATCCTCGTGCTGTTCGTCTGTACCTCCCATTGCTTCAGACAAGgcatcctttcttcttttttctttccgCCGAAAGTTCATATCATCAGACAAGGCATTCTCCAGGGAAGATTTCATACTTGAGAAATCAGAAGAATGACACTGCAGAGACCAAGACAGGGCTGCTCGAAAAAGGAAAACATGGGAATGGGCCTGCAATGACACATAAAATTCAGTCGTGTGTGCCATTCACAGTCCTGGCTGGAGAAAGCCATCATGTAAACCTTGAGGATTGTCCCTGCGGCTTACTGGCTGTTCCTCTGTTGGCTCTGTCCACCTGTTCAGGGAGGGACAAAAAGAACACCGAAGAAGATAAGGGGGCATGATGTGCAGCGTCCTCTTTGCTTGCCTGCTACTCTGGCAGCCGCAAGGGTGCCAGGTGTGAAAAGCAGCACAGGACAAAACAATCCTCAGGCTCCAAAAAATTCGGACCTGGCTCGACGACGTTTGCTTCAGGATTGTTTTCCCTTCCCTTTCCGCTCTGCAAGTGTGAACTCTTACTGACCAAAGATGATGAAGGTAAATGATGGAAGCTCTGATGAAATGAAACCCTGCACCTGGAGAGGAGTGTAGGCGCCTACGTGCGAAGTGAGCAGGAGGCCAGAAGCTGCTCCGTCTGGTGCTGCACGTGACGCTTCCATGATGCCGATCACGCCGGGGATGGATGGGCCTTCCACGCATGACGGCATGATGCGTGTGACGCTTTGGCGTACTGTTTGATCTGTACCTTCCTTTCGCATTGCATGAGTGAATGCAGGCTCGATCAGCAGCGTCCACGGATTCAACGTGTAAAACTGGGCTATGGCCTATGGGTTAGACTGCATCCTTACTCTGATGGGGACGTTTGTGATGAGTGTCTCCTAGCACATTTGGCCAATGCTTGTGCAGCCCGTGTTAATTCAGCTTTGCGTTGTTTGATCTTGATTTGCCGCTATATAATGTATATACTACTCCCTTCatcctaaattattagtcgttttggttTTTCTAAGTGTCTAGTTTTTATTATGCATCTTAGATATTATATCTAAGAgtatagcaaaatctatatatGTAGAAAAGTCAAAATGAGTAATAATTTGGATCAGAGGGAGTATAAAGTTGAGTGTTTGTGGTCTCGTTCCGCGGCCCCCATGTGCCTCTCATCGTACGATTTGCTCAAAAGTCCATTGTTTTTCTCCATTGTTTTTTTTCTCACTCTGGTCAGTCTGGGCTCTTGTAGCACATACACATGGTCCCGTTGGATCTAGCTGAAGTGGTCTCAACTCTCAAGTGATACCATGCCAAAGCTGTCCATGTACTGGTATTGCATAGGCTACTGCCCTGCAGATCCTTTTAGGCTTTATTAGCCTCGTAGTATGCATTACACATGCTCTTAGTCTGAATCTTCCGTTGCTTCAGGAGGAAATTGAAGAGATTCGCAAGCTCTATAGCTAGCTATAGAGACTCATGATGATTGATGCAGATCAAGCTTGAGGATGGACCTGCCATGCATGTGTTGCCAACTTGCCCATTGTACTACGGTTCACTCACTCTGGACTCCTGTTGCTGCGTATGTGTGTGCATGGTCCCGGCCGTCAGATCAGGCTGGAGTGGTCTCAACTCTCAAGTCTATACCTCTGGCCTCGAAGATTTTTTTTCCTGCATGTTCCCTGTAGCTTCCATTCCTTCATTCAGGTGACACAACCTCTGCGCATTTCTGGCCCGTTCGTGCTGTCTGCTGCGCTCATGAGCAGAGAAATGCAAGTCCAGCTTAAGCTTGAACACGGCGCATTTCTGCATCACTTGCCCCCATCCTCGCTCTCACCAGATATGACCTGCAAAGTGCAAACGGCTCTGTACTCTGTAAAGATCCCTCCGCAGTAAAATAAACCACCGATCCATCTCGCGGCTTCGCCTTTGCGATCGCCTCGAGAACGGATCGACCAGCCTCCGCTCGATCGCGGTGTAAAGTCGCCGGAGCCCTCGTGCGCGCATGCTTTGCAGCCACGGAAGGTTTCTGAACTCTGAGCTCTGAAGAATCTCTGATGGGCGCGCGGCAGCCTTGTGCAGTCGGCGGTTTTCCCTTTCGCGTGTCCCCAAGAGGACGACGGCTTCCTCGGACCCGATCCCGCGATGGCGGTCAGCGCCCGACCTCGTCGTCGCCGGTTGGGCTCCAAGTGTGCGCGCCACGACCGCGGACGCGGCCTCTGCCGATCCTGCAGGCGCAGGACGGGCAGAGGAGAGGGATCCATCGAGCGAGCACCGACACGCCAGGTGTGAGGCTCCCGGAGGCTCTGACCTCCAACCACAAACGCTTAGTGCAGCCCATGAAGCTGCAACGACTAGCTCAGCATATAATTTGTTAACTACTGTATAAACATGTCAGCATTAGCAAGAATTCGTCTTCCTTCAGGTATATGTGCGTAGTCAAACCGATCGCAATTATCTCTGGCTAGTACATGCTCCTGCCGTATGCATATAGAAATATcaaaacgatctataatttAGAAACGGACAAAGTAAATTCTAAAGTTGcccatgtatatatatatatatatatacatgtatGCATCGTCGCGTTgatgtatatatataataaatCTGATCGCATTGACGTGCTGAGCTAACCCAGCTCGCGGGCGAGCGAGCGAGCACGATCCACGGAATCTGTCCAAGGAGGTGCGATTCGCTGATTGGCGGAGTACAGTATTAGATTAGTGAGGTTAGGTTGCTGAGGTTGATTAGCTTCTTCGCTCCCCCCATGTTCAGACCCGTACGCAAGTCATCCGCCACGTACGGCAGTCGGCAGCCTTCAACTGCAGCTTCAGTTCTTATTAAAAAAACCTGCAGCTTCAGTTTTTTTTCTGCATTTCCTCTCTCCTTTTTTTCTTTCAGGCAAGCCGGCTGTCCCTTGCTAATAGATCCCCATTTGTAGAAAACTAAAATAGTTCCTTTCAAATCCAAATTCAACCGGCATCTTTCCACAAAATGGAAAAAAGAAGAGTCCATTTGCATCTTCTGATGATGATGGCCATCGATTATGTAACACGGGAGTCAATGCGTGGCGAGTAGTGGTTCGTTCACTCGCGTGCTCGTTGTTCCAGAATCAGCATGCACCAACAACGACGGATTTTGCATAGACAGTAACAAGAGAAGAAGGTTCAGTGGCAAGGTAGCTAGCACGAGATTTACATGCGGTTAGAAGCGGAGGAAGTTTCTCACGCACGCACGCCTCTGCAGGAATCTCTCGTCTGAAAACGCTGGCGCGAGCAGTGCTCGCTGCTCGGCTCCTCGCCTCGAGGAAGTCTCATGCCACTCGGGCATCGAGATCTGAAAGATTCAGAGTTCAAGATGACAGCTTCGACTCCTTTTGCACCGTCTCGTACCGCCTTCTCCAGTTCTCCGTCGCTAGCACGACCAACTGACCGGAGCAGCAGGTTGAAGCTGACCACGGACGGACGCCGGTCAAATACAACTAGTAGCAGCTTAGAATTCAGAGTTGCAGGGTCCCGGATGGAACTGGAACCAGGAGCGAGGGTCTGCAGATCAGCAGATGGAAACGGAACGCGACGATCCCTTCATTCCTGCCTTCCATGGAGAGCAACCAAGAACAGAGCAGAGCGTCAGCGCAAAGCCAAAGCCAAAGCCAACATGCGTGCATCGGCATCAGAGCAGCGCCAATCTTAATTTGGGAGTGCTACAGTGCCATAGGCATTAAATATTATATCATATTAGCAAATTTGCTAACATGACAGAATTATTTATGAGAAAAGAGGAGAAAGAATTTTATGAAATAAGAGAGGAGTGCCATTACCATGATACCTCTCCGGCACAATTACCGAGTTTCCGGTCTGGGTAACTGTGTGATGGTAAGAAACATAGCTCCGTTAAGCTATAATTATAATTTTGGTGATTGTGCGATAATATTGGGATTAACAAAATTTGTGAGATCAAGAAATTTCCAGATCCCatggatggagtccaatccATGATCAAGGTGTCCAAATCGTTGTCAAGGTGCCTACATTATAGTTAAAAATAAGAGACGAATTGGACAAGAGCAGCATGATTATATGCTTCGGTTGAACCGACGGCATGAAATTTGAACATATTGGTGCATTGAAAGTTACTACGGCGATCAAGTGCAGAGAAAATAAGTAGcatcggttgaaccgacgctatGGACAGTAAGCGTCGGTGCAATATCATAAGCTTCGGTGATATGCACAGAAGCTTCGAAAGATTTTGGGCAAAATTGCCTTTAGCACCAGTTGAACCGACAGTAAAAAATAAGGCGTCGGTGCATTGGTAATATTGCATAACAGTTTTTGGAGTTGGAGATGCCTCCTTCGGGAAGTCATCAGTACTGGTTGAACCGACGGTGCGTCGGTTGAAGGCATCGGTGCAATGACGCAAGCAAAAGAAGACATAGCAAAATGAAGATCAATGGCTAGCATGCAACTTCAGAGtggccggttaaaccgatgcatgTGATCGTTTAACTGACGCTTTAATCTCCTCATGCAATGGCTACTAGTagatctctagcctatataatGCTTCTCCCCGGATCATTTGAGGTGCTAGAGTTCGTGAGAAGCAACTAGACTATGAATAAGTTCTTCAAGCCACCCAAATGCTTATTGATCATATCTATAGGCTTTTATCACATGCTATGAGAGTGTTAGTGCTAGGTTAActctagagagagtgagagagcaaggtGTTGCTATCTTATGCATGTTTTCTAGAGTGAACCACCACTGTAATCTTGGTGTGCCGGTCTCTTGGAGTCTTTGTGGCTCATCGGCAAGTGTTTGAGcctccggcttggtgtggagcggcaaCGACGGCTTTGTGCTGGGGACGAGGAGGCGTTTCCTTCGTGGGAAGTCCGCAGTGAAGACGGTGTCAAGGTGACCGGGGAACTTGGCGTGAGTCTCAGTGGGCGAACCTTTGTGGCAAGTTAAGAGAAGTCCCGGAAGAAACTTGGTGACCGGAAAGCAATACTCTTTGTAAGTGCTTCAATAACGTGGACTAGAAATGGTTTAGTGCTTACCGATACCACAGGATAAATTCTCGTATCAAGAGTTTTCTTTCTCTTATTCCTTCCTTTACGTTTTCTCGTGTCAAAAGTTTGCAACTTGTGTGTCTTTGCTTCCTTATAGTTCCAAACTAAAATTGGCTATAAAAACTAAAATTGGTTAAAATTACAAAACTTATTTGGAATAAGAGTTTTACACTAAATGAACCGCAATTGCACGTATTCTAGATTATATTTTGTACAATCTGAACCATATGTTAAGATTAGTACAGCAATAACAATTTCCACTCAGACTAGTCTAATCGAGGCTGGGCGCAGGTAACGCAAAGCAAGGTAGCGCCGCCCCATTAAACGCGAGCACGTCCACCGCATCGCTCGTTGGCGGACCCGCTGCGTCTGCCAGGAACCTGGATGATGGACGGGTATGGGCTCGCTGCACGATTGGGATCTTCAGGAGTGACCCCGGTGGGATGCTGCTGTTCATATCCTGTCCCCAGTAATCACTCCCGCCTCCCATATAACCCAGCGTGTTGGTGGCGGAGATCATGCTGTCTCTGGCGGCTAAATGGCCTGCCTGCTCCTCGATCCATGCCTCCGTGCAGATAAAGCGCCATTTGGGATCGCCTCATAGATCAGCACTGCTGGTGTATATTTTTGCACGTATGATTAGGGTACCGAGTCCGGCAAACCCTAATCCGAGAGATCTCCGGAGCTGCCATTTTTTTTCCGTGGATGCTACTAGTTTTGTCCCGGCGCCCGGATTCGATCGATCGACCGATCGCCGGAGGTACTCCTGCTGTCCCGTGCCGTAATCATGGGGCGTTGTTAATGCAACCAAGCAGGCAGCTTGtctccactccggccgcgccgTAGATCCAATCTCGCCCCCGTTCTCCCTCCATTGTCCTTTCCGACCCTCTCTCCTGCTCCGGCCTTCCCTACACACCAACAGTGCCGCACTGGCACTGCATCCGTGCATGCTGACAGGACGCAGGCAGAACCGATCGATTCCATGCCTGATGTCTGGAACAGCATCACCTCGTCGATACCAGAGATTAACGATGGTTCTTTTGCTTGATTTTCTGGTCAGATTTTATTTACAGAGCCTTGGGTAGCGAATAGGGACTGGACGCGTCTTTGACCTGACTGCTAGTAGGCTACAGCCGGCAGCAGGCGAGTAGAGCAGTGAGCTGCTGGCGGCGGGCGGGATAATTCCTTCCTGCGAGCTGTGCCGGCGTGGGAGCCAGAGCGCGCCCCCCGGCCgggccggcccggcccggccgccACCGACAGGCGCCAGGCTGCAACCGCACGCAACGAATAGACCGTCGTGCGAGCCCACTCGGCGGCACGCCCACGCGCCGCGGTCAGAGGAGGCGCCCGGCaggaaccaaccaaaccaaccGACCCAACCGCGGCCGCGACGCGCGGTTGAAAAGAAGGGGGAAGAGGAAAAAAATAGCCGCTTCCGGTTTCCACCGGCTGAGCAGCCAGAAGCTGCTGCCGCGCCGCTGCTGCTTTTAACCACTCCACTCGGTtacgcggtggtggtggtggggtgtctcgggcggggcggagggggaGAGCCAAAAGGGGCGGCTTTTTTTTAGTCGACGGCGACGGTGGCGAGAGACGGGGACAGGGAGGGGCGGCCTGCGAATAAATAAAAGCGGGGGCGAGCTCGTCTGCTAGACCGACGTGGTGAGCTGTTCTTCcgctctctctcccttctctctctctctctctctctctctctctctgtgtttgtgtgtgtgtgtctgtGCTCGCGGCATATGCTGGCTGGCCTGCCGCGGTGGTGGTCGTCTTCCGGCTATTAAGGCCGTTCTTGATGAGTAggtgagggaggaggaggagagctcGGGTCGTCGCTGCGTGCCTGGGTTCGTGTGCGGGCCGTTTGAAGGAGAGGGGGGTCGTGGTGGTGCTGTGGCCGTGCCAATGGCGCCGTCGTGGTGGGGGAGGGACGCGAGGgccaatggcggcggcggcgggacgccGGTGGTGGTGAAGATGGAGAACCCCAACTGGTCCATCTCCGAGGTCTCCGCGTCGGAGGTGGCGCCGGActcgccggcgggcggcggcgggggcaagGCCGGGCGGGGCAAGAACGCGCGCCAGATCACGTGGGTGCTGCTCCTCAAGGCGCACCGTGCCGCGGGACGGCTCACGGGGGCGGCCTCCGCCGCGCTcgccgtcgcggccgccgcgcgccgcagggtggcggcggggcggacggACTCCGACGCCGCGCCCGGGGAGAACACCGCGCTGCGCACGCGCTTCTACGGATGCATCCGGGTGTTCCTAGTGCTGTCCCTGCTGCTGCTCGCCGTCGAGGTGGCGGCGTACCTCCAGGGGTGGCACCTCGACGTGGAAGAGGGgctcctcgccgtcgacggGCTCTTCGCCGCCGCCTACGCGGGCTGGATGCGCGCCCGCCTCGACTacctcgcgccgccgctgcaGTTCCTCACCAACGCCTGCGTCGTCCTCTTCTTGATCCAGAGCGTCGACCGCCTTGTCCTTTGCCTCGGCTGCTTCTGGATCAGGCTCAAGGGAATCAAGCCCGTGCCGCTGGCGGCCGGCAAGGAGGACGTTGAGGCCGGCGCCGAGGACTTCCCCATGGTGCTCGTGCAGATGCCCATGTGCAATGAGAGGGAGGTAAGGTCAAAGCGATCGTCAATCACCCTTCCCCTTGCATAGTTCCTTTTTGGTTCTTGCTCGTGCGTGCTCAAGGTGGAATTTTGGGATCAAAAGATTCGGTTTTCGAGCTGCATTTTGGGCTTATTGGTGACTCCTGTCCCCTAGTTCTAGTCAACCAAGCACAAATAGAGTGGAGGGAATGCATTGGTCTTGATCTTTGACTTATGTCTCCAATCACAGTTTTTGTGCTTTCTGGAGTTTAAAGCTGCTTTGGTCATTACCTAATTGGAACCTTAGAGTAGCAGAAATTAATTTCTTCATTACAAACTTTAGATTTTTTGCGGTTGGTATTCGTACTTCAGAAGCACACTTCGTTTCTTGGTATCCAAATGTCGGTGTGCATGTTGTCACCGACAAGTTAAGAATTGGGATTGCTAGTGAGTGAATATCATATAACTGTAGCATAAATCACAGCTTCACAAACCTGGAGCATGAGAAGCGGCCAATAAGAGATGATCCATCTTTACGCACAACTGCACTTCCTTTCAAACATCAGTTCAATTCAGttaacatctttaatttgaaTGTTGCAGGTGTACCAGCAGTCCATCGGTGCAGTTTGCAGCCTGGACTGGCCAAGGTCAAACTTCCTTGTCCAAGTGCTCGATGATTCTGATGATGCTACCACTTCAGCACTTATCAAGGAGGAAGTGGAGAAATGGCAGCGGGAAGGTGTGCGCATAATATACCGGCACCGGGTGATCCGGGATGGCTATAAGGCTGGAAACCTGAAATCAGCCATGAACTGCAGTTATGTGAAAGATTATGAGTTTGTTGTCATCTTTGATGCCGATTTCCAACCACAAGCAGATTTCCTGAAGCGCACCGTCCCCCATTTCAAGGTTTGGCTCAATTGAACAATGCTAGCTGCTCTACTTGACAACTAGTCCTATTAGTTGTGTTTTCTGACACTTCAATTGTGTAACTTCCAGGGAAAGGACGATGTTGGGTTGGTTCAGGCAAGATGGTCTTTTGTAAACAAGGATGAGAACTTGCTTACCAGACTTCAGAACATAAATCTTTGCTTCCACTTTGAGGTGGAGCAGCAGGTGAATGGGGCGTTTCTGAACTTCTTCGGGTTTAACGGCACTGCGGGAGTGTGGAGAATT from Panicum hallii strain FIL2 chromosome 3, PHallii_v3.1, whole genome shotgun sequence encodes:
- the LOC112887483 gene encoding probable xyloglucan glycosyltransferase 7 — translated: MAPSWWGRDARANGGGGGTPVVVKMENPNWSISEVSASEVAPDSPAGGGGGKAGRGKNARQITWVLLLKAHRAAGRLTGAASAALAVAAAARRRVAAGRTDSDAAPGENTALRTRFYGCIRVFLVLSLLLLAVEVAAYLQGWHLDVEEGLLAVDGLFAAAYAGWMRARLDYLAPPLQFLTNACVVLFLIQSVDRLVLCLGCFWIRLKGIKPVPLAAGKEDVEAGAEDFPMVLVQMPMCNEREVYQQSIGAVCSLDWPRSNFLVQVLDDSDDATTSALIKEEVEKWQREGVRIIYRHRVIRDGYKAGNLKSAMNCSYVKDYEFVVIFDADFQPQADFLKRTVPHFKGKDDVGLVQARWSFVNKDENLLTRLQNINLCFHFEVEQQVNGAFLNFFGFNGTAGVWRIKALEDSGGWMERTTVEDMDIAVRAHLKGWKFVFLNDVECQCELPESYEAYRKQQHRWHSGPMQLFRLCFVDIIKSKIGFWKKFNLIFLFFLLRKLILPFYSFTLFCVILPMTMFVPEAELPAWVVCYIPATMSILNILPAPKSFPFIVPYLLFENTMSVTKFNAMISGLFQLGSAYEWVVTKKSGRSSEGDLLALVEKHSKQQRVGSAPNLDALTKEESNPKKESKKKKHNRIYRKELALSFLLLTAAARSLLSAQGIHFYFLLFQGVSFLVVGLDLIGEQVE